The following coding sequences are from one Cystobacter fuscus DSM 2262 window:
- a CDS encoding immunity 52 family protein, protein MSKKFQRIDSYYAGAYWGPRKESPEDCARRAEVFLSAMANVDPSFSRWFEQGRSRKDALSRPVESTRESLEKLIRRGRDRQFEELGYSVWAWNGVCADYEDSGFNFLCGAYSEAVSNVCVCNLPSRGPNSERVLSVPVLTGLVRSMVLAWDPERAIASSTMFRDKITSTGDAGTFVGWIMYFSRGRGTVPPLPAPVRIEPVEDKGMLVILTPDSASVSNPEHVELAQRVQGLLDRAGLLKPIVTP, encoded by the coding sequence ATGTCCAAGAAGTTTCAAAGGATTGATTCGTACTATGCAGGTGCTTATTGGGGGCCGCGAAAGGAGTCACCGGAGGATTGTGCCCGGCGAGCAGAAGTCTTCCTATCTGCCATGGCGAATGTTGACCCATCCTTCTCTCGCTGGTTTGAACAGGGCAGGTCCCGAAAGGACGCACTATCTCGTCCCGTCGAATCTACCCGAGAGTCACTCGAAAAACTGATCCGCCGAGGAAGGGATCGGCAATTCGAGGAACTCGGTTACTCTGTCTGGGCATGGAACGGCGTGTGTGCCGACTACGAGGATAGCGGCTTCAATTTTTTATGCGGCGCCTACTCGGAAGCCGTGAGCAACGTTTGTGTATGTAACCTGCCAAGCCGTGGGCCGAATTCGGAGCGGGTTCTGAGCGTGCCAGTTCTCACTGGCCTCGTGCGGAGCATGGTTCTGGCTTGGGATCCAGAGCGCGCCATCGCCTCGTCAACGATGTTCCGTGACAAGATCACCTCCACGGGGGACGCGGGGACCTTCGTGGGCTGGATCATGTATTTCTCTCGCGGCCGGGGCACGGTGCCTCCGCTGCCCGCTCCCGTTCGCATCGAGCCGGTGGAGGACAAAGGCATGCTCGTCATCCTCACGCCCGACTCGGCCTCGGTTTCCAACCCCGAACACGTCGAACTCGCTCAGCGCGTCCAGGGGCTGCTGGACAGAGCGGGCCTTCTGAAGCCCATCGTCACTCCGTGA
- a CDS encoding BMP family ABC transporter substrate-binding protein — translation MKSPVMWLVLLALGLAGSARADEAKLKACFIYVGPVGDIGWSHAHDEARKLTMKALPWLETQYVESVPEGQALPVIDRLVKGGCQVVLTTSFGFMDQTLEAARKYPKVVFAHATGFKRAPNMATYMADFYQIYYLNGLMAGALTKSGKVGYVGAFPIPELKRHISAFALGVRAVNPQATVNVKWISAWVSPVKAREAAEALMAEGNDVLAFTEDTATVVQVAGRKKVPAFGHYSSMQRFAPDYVVSGQLVHWEKIYIDFLSKVRDGTYAPGKLQDVDYWWLLREGAVEMGGQPGVPINPKFVDALKKAQMTVGGKQVSVYDRVQELLKDMSSSKPGFDPFTGPIQDRHGATRVPAGKTLTKEELNQMQWVAPGVTGPVADEPK, via the coding sequence ATGAAGTCACCTGTGATGTGGCTGGTATTGCTGGCATTGGGGCTGGCGGGCTCGGCGCGAGCGGACGAGGCGAAGCTCAAGGCCTGCTTCATCTACGTGGGGCCCGTGGGAGACATTGGCTGGAGCCACGCGCACGACGAGGCACGCAAGCTGACGATGAAGGCGCTGCCGTGGTTGGAGACCCAGTACGTGGAGTCCGTGCCCGAGGGACAGGCGCTGCCCGTCATCGATCGGCTGGTGAAGGGCGGCTGCCAGGTGGTGCTCACCACCAGCTTCGGCTTCATGGATCAGACGCTCGAGGCGGCCAGGAAGTACCCGAAGGTGGTGTTCGCGCACGCCACGGGCTTCAAGCGGGCGCCCAACATGGCCACCTACATGGCCGACTTCTATCAAATCTACTACCTCAACGGCCTGATGGCGGGAGCGCTGACGAAGTCCGGCAAGGTGGGCTACGTGGGCGCCTTCCCCATCCCCGAGCTCAAGCGTCACATCTCCGCGTTCGCGCTGGGCGTGCGCGCGGTGAATCCCCAGGCCACGGTGAACGTGAAGTGGATCAGCGCCTGGGTGAGCCCGGTGAAGGCGCGCGAGGCGGCCGAGGCGCTGATGGCCGAGGGCAATGACGTGCTGGCCTTCACCGAGGACACGGCCACGGTGGTGCAGGTGGCGGGGCGCAAGAAGGTGCCGGCCTTCGGGCATTACTCGTCCATGCAGCGCTTCGCGCCGGACTACGTGGTGTCCGGACAGCTGGTGCATTGGGAGAAGATCTACATCGACTTCCTGAGCAAGGTGCGCGACGGCACGTACGCGCCGGGCAAGCTCCAGGACGTGGACTACTGGTGGCTGCTGCGCGAGGGCGCGGTGGAGATGGGCGGCCAGCCGGGAGTGCCCATCAATCCCAAGTTCGTGGACGCGCTGAAGAAGGCGCAGATGACGGTCGGCGGCAAGCAGGTGTCCGTGTATGACCGGGTGCAGGAGCTGCTCAAGGACATGTCCTCGAGCAAGCCCGGCTTCGATCCCTTCACCGGCCCGATCCAGGATCGCCACGGAGCCACGCGCGTGCCCGCGGGCAAGACGCTGACGAAGGAGGAGCTCAACCAGATGCAGTGGGTGGCCCCCGGCGTCACCGGCCCGGTGGCCGACGAGCCCAAGTAG
- a CDS encoding ABC transporter ATP-binding protein, protein MNPIRAPVPCGKLAARMETSPPLLRLSNITRSFPGVVANDHVSLDLHAGEVHALLGENGAGKTTLMNILYGLDAPDSGEILIDGRLVRMGSPAQALRRGIALVPQHPLLVERHTVAENLALGLRGGWLMTRRRLRATLRERLAGQPLPMDLDTRVENLSAGEKQRLEILRALLRGVRVLILDEPTSVLTPQEVEPLFQQLAQLKTRGVGILFISHKLDEVLAHSDRITVLRAGRKVGEASARETTREQLVKLMLGREAVPRPQLAPPRPGVRLEVQGLEVLSDRGTRAVKNIHFSLAPGEILGIAGVAGSGQRELVEALTGLRPYQGQVRFEGQLLRATSPAELFAQGVAHVPEERAAGTVPSLSVAENLALRTWNTALRRGPWLDRARMEREALGIIQTYGIATPSPRTPLRLLSGGNIQRAVLARELAGSPRLLIAVHPTYGVDIGATERVHRLLIERAQEGMSVLLVTEDLEELFTLSHRVASLYQGELRGPWPAGEVDVERLGRMMTQATEGAA, encoded by the coding sequence GTGAACCCGATCCGCGCGCCCGTGCCCTGTGGCAAGCTCGCGGCCCGCATGGAGACGTCCCCCCCGCTCCTCCGGTTGTCGAACATCACCCGAAGCTTTCCCGGCGTCGTCGCCAACGACCACGTCAGCCTCGACCTCCACGCGGGCGAGGTCCATGCCCTGCTGGGCGAGAACGGCGCGGGAAAGACGACGTTGATGAACATCCTCTACGGGCTGGATGCACCGGACTCGGGAGAGATCCTCATCGACGGGCGCCTCGTGCGCATGGGCTCTCCCGCCCAGGCGTTGCGGCGGGGCATCGCCCTGGTGCCGCAACATCCCCTGCTCGTGGAGCGCCACACCGTGGCGGAGAACCTCGCGCTCGGCCTGCGCGGCGGCTGGTTGATGACCCGGCGCCGGCTGCGGGCCACCCTGCGCGAGCGGCTCGCCGGCCAGCCCCTCCCGATGGACCTCGACACCCGGGTGGAAAACCTCTCCGCCGGGGAGAAGCAGCGGCTGGAGATCCTCCGCGCGCTGCTGCGAGGCGTCCGCGTCCTCATCCTGGACGAGCCCACCAGCGTGCTCACCCCCCAGGAGGTGGAGCCGCTCTTCCAGCAGCTCGCCCAGCTCAAGACCCGGGGCGTGGGCATCCTCTTCATCAGCCACAAGCTGGATGAGGTGCTCGCGCACTCGGATCGCATCACCGTGCTGCGCGCGGGCCGCAAGGTGGGCGAGGCCTCCGCGCGGGAGACGACACGGGAGCAGTTGGTGAAGCTGATGCTGGGTCGCGAGGCGGTGCCCCGGCCCCAGCTCGCGCCTCCTCGCCCGGGCGTGCGGCTGGAGGTCCAGGGCCTGGAGGTGCTCTCGGATCGCGGGACGCGGGCGGTGAAGAACATCCACTTCTCGCTGGCACCTGGGGAGATTCTCGGCATCGCGGGAGTCGCGGGCAGCGGCCAGCGCGAGCTCGTGGAGGCGCTCACGGGCCTGCGGCCCTACCAGGGGCAGGTACGCTTCGAGGGGCAGCTCCTGCGGGCGACGTCACCGGCCGAGCTGTTCGCCCAGGGCGTGGCCCATGTCCCCGAGGAGCGCGCCGCCGGGACCGTGCCCTCGCTGAGCGTGGCGGAGAACCTCGCCCTGCGCACGTGGAACACGGCACTGCGACGCGGGCCCTGGCTGGACCGGGCGCGCATGGAACGCGAGGCGCTCGGCATCATCCAGACGTATGGCATCGCCACGCCGAGCCCGCGCACCCCGCTGCGCCTGCTGTCCGGTGGCAACATCCAACGCGCGGTGCTCGCCCGGGAGCTGGCGGGCTCGCCCCGGCTGCTCATCGCGGTCCATCCCACCTACGGAGTGGACATCGGGGCCACCGAGCGGGTGCACCGGCTGCTCATCGAGCGGGCCCAGGAAGGCATGTCCGTGCTGCTGGTGACGGAGGATCTCGAGGAGCTGTTCACGCTCTCGCATCGCGTGGCCTCGCTCTACCAGGGCGAGCTGCGGGGGCCCTGGCCCGCGGGCGAGGTGGACGTGGAGCGGCTCGGGCGGATGATGACGCAGGCGACGGAGGGCGCGGCGTGA
- a CDS encoding ATP-binding protein, protein MTATALLRQHAEQQYAEELAALARADDRPKPQGWTLSPWAVRLYLLGGTLPDGFRVSAKYIGNARLVEIAVATLATDRALLLYGVPGTAKSWLSEHLAAAICGDSTLLVQGTAGTDEAALRYGWNYARLLAEGPSEKAMVPSPIMRAMREGRLARIEELTRMPGEVQDALITLLSEKTLPIPELSSEVQARAGFNVIATANNRDRGVNELSSALLRRFNTVVLPTPDSLEQEVEIVEKRVAEMGRTLALPAEKPALEEIRRVVTLFRELRGGATLDGTMKLKTPSGALSTAEVISVMNGGLAMAGYYGDGVLRAPDLAAGLTGAIVKDPVQDRVVWLEYLKTVVKEREGWKDLYRACMEVL, encoded by the coding sequence GTGACCGCCACCGCCCTTCTCCGTCAGCACGCCGAGCAGCAATACGCCGAGGAACTGGCCGCGCTCGCCCGGGCGGACGACCGGCCCAAGCCCCAGGGCTGGACGCTCTCGCCCTGGGCCGTGCGCCTCTACCTGCTCGGAGGCACGCTGCCCGACGGCTTCCGGGTGAGCGCCAAGTACATCGGCAACGCGCGGCTGGTGGAGATCGCCGTGGCGACGCTCGCCACCGACCGGGCCCTGCTGCTCTACGGCGTGCCCGGCACCGCCAAGTCCTGGCTGAGCGAGCACCTGGCCGCCGCCATCTGTGGGGACTCGACGCTGCTCGTGCAGGGCACGGCGGGCACGGACGAAGCGGCCCTGCGCTATGGCTGGAACTACGCGCGGCTGCTCGCGGAGGGCCCCTCGGAGAAGGCCATGGTCCCGAGCCCCATCATGCGCGCCATGCGCGAGGGGAGGCTCGCCCGCATCGAGGAGCTGACGCGCATGCCGGGCGAGGTGCAGGACGCCCTCATCACCCTGCTCAGCGAGAAGACGCTCCCCATTCCGGAGCTGTCCAGCGAGGTGCAGGCCCGCGCGGGCTTCAACGTCATCGCCACGGCGAACAACCGAGACCGGGGCGTGAACGAGCTGTCGAGCGCCCTGCTGCGCCGCTTCAACACGGTGGTGCTACCCACCCCCGACTCGCTGGAGCAGGAGGTGGAGATCGTCGAGAAGCGCGTGGCCGAGATGGGACGCACCCTGGCGCTGCCCGCGGAGAAGCCCGCGCTGGAGGAGATCCGCCGGGTGGTCACCCTCTTCCGCGAGCTGCGTGGAGGCGCGACGCTGGATGGGACGATGAAGCTCAAGACGCCCTCGGGCGCGCTGTCCACGGCCGAGGTCATCTCCGTGATGAACGGGGGCCTGGCCATGGCGGGCTACTACGGGGACGGTGTGCTCCGGGCGCCGGACCTGGCCGCGGGCCTCACGGGCGCCATCGTGAAGGATCCGGTGCAGGACCGGGTGGTGTGGCTGGAGTACCTCAAGACGGTGGTGAAGGAGCGTGAGGGGTGGAAGGACCTCTACCGCGCCTGCATGGAGGTCCTGTGA
- a CDS encoding DUF5682 family protein — MSAEPGAAVHVLGVRHHGPGSARGVRSALEALQPDVVLIEGPPDADELLPLAAQAGMKPPVALLVYALDTPAHAVFYPFAVFSPEWQAVQYALGRSLPVRFIDLPQAHQLVPEALAQEKAEPPREDALGGLARAAGHEEGEAWWEQLIEQRQDARGVFEAVLEAMTAVREVGGDIPAREALREAHMRRCIRQARKEGFQRIAVVCGAWHAPALVQARPAREDDALLKGLPKTKVAATWIPWTYDRLGWRSGYGAGVDSPGWYAHLWLTPERPVSTWAARIAQLLRGEGLDASSASVIETVRLAEALAALRGRSAVGLGELRDAALSVLCEGDATPLTLVHDRLEVGTGLGEVPSDVPAVPLARDLAALQKSLRLPPTSESKLLELDLRKELDRGRSRLLHRLRLLDIPWGTPEDDTRNAKGTFRENWRVKWEPELAVRVVEASLFGNTVESAATGRVKTRAAEAKELDTLTALLEASLLAELSASIDTVLGHVQELSTRSADVPKLMEAFPPLVRTVRYGSVRETPTEPILAIIHGLLERIFIGLPGACVALDEDAARERHGQLSALHAALVLLEDKARLEEWSQALEGLVQRDAVHGLLRGAALRLRVEMGHVEDAVLGPLARKALSPAVPPAEAAAWLEGLVTGSALLLLHRDELWAALDGWLSGLTRETFVEQLPLVRRAFSRFGAAERRAMAERIRRPSMAPGAARGTRAGDDLDPERVAQVLPVLSLILGVRLDENLG; from the coding sequence GTGAGCGCGGAGCCGGGCGCGGCCGTTCATGTGCTCGGCGTGCGGCACCATGGGCCCGGCAGCGCGCGCGGCGTGCGCTCCGCGCTGGAAGCGCTCCAACCCGACGTGGTGCTCATCGAGGGCCCTCCCGACGCGGACGAACTCCTGCCGCTCGCGGCCCAGGCGGGGATGAAGCCGCCGGTGGCGCTGCTCGTCTACGCGCTCGACACGCCCGCGCACGCCGTCTTCTACCCGTTCGCCGTCTTCTCTCCGGAGTGGCAGGCCGTCCAGTACGCCCTGGGGCGCTCGCTGCCGGTGCGCTTCATCGACCTGCCCCAGGCGCACCAGCTCGTGCCCGAGGCCCTGGCCCAGGAGAAGGCGGAGCCGCCCCGGGAGGATGCGCTCGGGGGACTCGCGCGAGCGGCCGGCCACGAGGAGGGCGAGGCGTGGTGGGAGCAGCTCATCGAGCAGCGCCAGGACGCGCGGGGTGTCTTCGAGGCGGTGCTGGAGGCGATGACGGCCGTGCGCGAGGTGGGGGGCGACATTCCCGCGCGCGAGGCCCTGCGCGAGGCGCACATGCGGCGCTGCATCCGCCAGGCGCGGAAGGAGGGCTTCCAGCGGATCGCCGTCGTGTGTGGCGCGTGGCATGCCCCGGCGCTCGTCCAGGCACGGCCCGCGCGCGAGGACGACGCGTTGCTCAAGGGCCTGCCGAAGACGAAGGTGGCGGCCACGTGGATTCCCTGGACGTATGACCGGCTCGGCTGGCGCAGCGGGTACGGCGCGGGCGTGGACTCCCCCGGGTGGTACGCGCACCTGTGGCTCACCCCCGAGCGGCCGGTGAGCACCTGGGCGGCACGCATCGCGCAACTCCTGCGCGGCGAGGGATTGGACGCATCGTCCGCGAGCGTCATCGAGACAGTGCGGCTGGCCGAGGCGCTCGCGGCGCTGCGGGGGCGGAGCGCGGTGGGGTTGGGAGAGCTGCGCGACGCCGCGCTCAGCGTGCTGTGCGAGGGGGACGCGACCCCGCTGACGCTCGTGCACGACCGGTTGGAGGTGGGCACGGGCCTGGGCGAGGTGCCCTCCGACGTGCCCGCGGTGCCGCTCGCGAGGGACCTGGCCGCGCTGCAGAAGTCGCTGCGCCTGCCGCCCACGTCCGAGAGCAAGCTCCTGGAGTTGGACCTGCGCAAGGAGCTCGACCGGGGCCGGAGCCGGCTCTTGCACCGGCTGCGGCTGCTCGACATTCCCTGGGGCACGCCCGAGGACGACACGCGCAACGCGAAGGGCACCTTCCGCGAGAACTGGCGCGTGAAGTGGGAGCCCGAGCTGGCCGTGCGCGTCGTGGAGGCGAGCCTCTTCGGCAACACGGTGGAGTCGGCGGCCACGGGCCGGGTGAAGACCCGTGCCGCCGAGGCCAAGGAGCTGGACACGCTGACGGCCCTGCTCGAGGCGAGCCTCCTCGCGGAGCTGTCCGCGTCCATCGACACCGTGCTGGGCCATGTGCAGGAGCTCTCCACGCGCTCGGCGGACGTGCCGAAGCTGATGGAGGCCTTCCCTCCCCTGGTGCGCACGGTGCGCTACGGCAGCGTCCGGGAGACGCCCACCGAGCCCATCCTCGCCATCATCCACGGGCTGCTCGAGCGCATCTTCATCGGGTTGCCCGGGGCGTGCGTCGCGTTGGACGAAGACGCCGCGCGCGAGCGCCATGGCCAGTTGAGCGCCCTGCACGCCGCGTTGGTGCTGCTGGAGGACAAGGCGCGTCTGGAGGAGTGGTCCCAGGCCTTGGAGGGGCTCGTGCAGCGGGACGCGGTGCACGGACTGCTGCGCGGAGCGGCGCTGCGGCTGCGAGTGGAGATGGGCCACGTGGAGGACGCCGTGCTGGGCCCACTCGCCCGGAAGGCACTGTCACCGGCGGTGCCCCCCGCCGAGGCGGCCGCGTGGCTGGAGGGGCTCGTCACCGGGAGCGCGCTGCTGCTGCTGCACCGCGACGAGTTGTGGGCGGCGCTCGACGGCTGGCTCTCCGGCCTCACGCGGGAGACCTTCGTCGAGCAGCTTCCCCTGGTACGGCGTGCGTTCTCGCGCTTCGGAGCGGCCGAGCGGCGCGCCATGGCGGAGCGCATCCGGCGGCCCTCCATGGCGCCGGGAGCGGCCCGGGGCACGAGGGCTGGAGACGATCTGGATCCCGAGCGCGTGGCTCAGGTGCTGCCCGTGCTGTCGCTCATCTTGGGAGTGAGGCTCGATGAAAACCTCGGATGA
- a CDS encoding ABC transporter permease translates to MIDEMLQALLRALSFGTPLLLACLGALVNERAGVVNLGVEGMMALGALTAFGVATETESLGLAVALSLVAGALAALLHGFVTLTLRANAYVSGLALTMLGLGVSGLLGNRYEGAILMEPAPELPFTVAAGVLAVGLWAFLYATRPGLVLRSVGENPAAADVLGVSVAGVRYLAVAVGGALAGLAGAFLSLAYRPAWTDGMTAGLGWIAVALVIFVGWSPPRAVLGSVFFGLLYYLQFRLQDQSRVPTELFAAMPYLLVVGVLALAGLRRTQGSAPASLGKPYHRGER, encoded by the coding sequence ATGATCGACGAAATGCTCCAGGCGCTGCTCCGGGCGCTCTCCTTTGGCACGCCGCTGCTGCTGGCGTGTCTGGGCGCGCTCGTCAACGAGCGGGCGGGCGTGGTGAACCTGGGGGTGGAGGGGATGATGGCGCTGGGGGCCCTGACGGCCTTCGGCGTGGCGACGGAGACGGAGTCGCTGGGGCTCGCGGTGGCGCTGTCCCTGGTGGCCGGAGCGCTGGCGGCGCTGCTGCATGGGTTCGTGACGCTCACGCTGCGCGCCAACGCGTACGTGTCCGGGCTGGCGCTGACGATGCTGGGGCTGGGCGTGTCGGGGTTGCTGGGCAACCGCTACGAGGGCGCCATCCTCATGGAGCCCGCGCCCGAGCTGCCCTTCACCGTGGCGGCGGGAGTGCTGGCCGTGGGCCTCTGGGCCTTCCTGTACGCCACGCGGCCGGGGCTGGTGCTGCGCTCGGTGGGAGAGAACCCGGCGGCGGCGGACGTGCTGGGCGTGAGCGTGGCGGGGGTGCGCTACCTGGCGGTGGCCGTGGGTGGAGCGCTGGCGGGACTGGCCGGCGCGTTCCTGTCGCTGGCCTACCGCCCCGCGTGGACGGATGGCATGACGGCGGGCCTGGGGTGGATCGCCGTGGCGCTGGTCATCTTCGTGGGGTGGAGCCCACCGCGCGCGGTGCTCGGCTCGGTCTTCTTCGGACTGCTCTACTATCTGCAATTCCGGCTCCAGGACCAGAGCCGGGTGCCCACCGAGCTCTTCGCGGCCATGCCCTACCTGCTCGTGGTGGGGGTGCTGGCGCTCGCGGGGCTGCGGCGCACCCAGGGCTCGGCGCCAGCGTCGTTGGGCAAACCCTATCATCGAGGCGAGCGGTAA
- the rpmE gene encoding 50S ribosomal protein L31, whose product MKPDLHPVYAPSRITCACGNVVETRSSRGSFAVEVCSNCHPFFTGKYKLLDTAGRVEKFRKKYAAKPAAGEGAAEGAAPAAAPAAPAKKGGKKAEA is encoded by the coding sequence ATGAAGCCCGATCTGCACCCGGTTTACGCCCCGTCTCGCATCACCTGTGCGTGTGGCAACGTCGTCGAGACGCGGTCCTCGCGTGGCTCGTTCGCGGTGGAAGTCTGCTCGAACTGCCACCCCTTCTTCACCGGCAAGTACAAGCTGCTCGACACCGCGGGCCGCGTGGAGAAGTTCCGCAAGAAGTACGCCGCCAAGCCCGCCGCCGGCGAGGGCGCCGCGGAGGGTGCTGCCCCCGCCGCCGCTCCCGCGGCTCCCGCCAAGAAGGGCGGCAAGAAGGCCGAGGCCTGA
- a CDS encoding ABC transporter permease, which translates to MIRLEQEPRPRRVKALGVYLGMGVLAFALTGGVFAAYGVSPWEVYRALLEGTLGERQGLAEVLRRTLPLLLIGSGLTLAFRVGFFNIGAEGQLLMGAVGGAAVALFLPPGAPSLPLMFLAGAVAGGLWALPAAWLRSRVDVNEILTTLMLNAVASAFVLYLVSGPWRGEQVQGYTYTDAFPDAASLPVLGDTLVHWPTGVLGAVLAVALQVLLTRTSLGYALRVVGASPRAARYAGLPTGRVVLLTGLLSGGAAGLAGVGEVAGIHHRLLDPTQLSLGYGFTAIIVAWLARGHPALVLLTAPLMGVILAGGDLLKISFNMPFRVIDVFSGVLLFCLISGEALARYRVRWGR; encoded by the coding sequence GTGATCCGCCTGGAACAGGAGCCCCGGCCTCGCCGGGTGAAGGCGCTCGGGGTGTACCTGGGCATGGGTGTGCTCGCGTTCGCGCTGACTGGAGGCGTCTTCGCGGCCTATGGCGTGAGCCCGTGGGAGGTCTACCGCGCGCTGCTGGAGGGCACGCTGGGCGAGCGCCAGGGGCTGGCGGAGGTCCTGCGCCGCACCCTCCCCCTGTTGCTCATCGGGAGCGGGCTCACCCTGGCCTTCCGCGTGGGGTTCTTCAACATCGGCGCGGAGGGACAGCTCCTGATGGGCGCGGTGGGGGGCGCGGCTGTCGCGCTCTTCCTGCCGCCGGGGGCGCCGAGCCTGCCCCTCATGTTCCTCGCGGGCGCGGTGGCTGGAGGGCTGTGGGCCCTGCCCGCCGCGTGGCTGCGCTCGCGCGTGGACGTGAACGAGATCCTCACCACGTTGATGTTGAACGCGGTGGCCAGCGCCTTCGTGCTCTACCTCGTCAGTGGCCCGTGGCGGGGGGAGCAGGTGCAGGGCTACACCTATACCGACGCGTTCCCGGACGCGGCCTCGCTGCCGGTGCTGGGGGACACGTTGGTGCACTGGCCCACCGGAGTGCTCGGGGCGGTGCTCGCGGTGGCCTTGCAGGTGCTGCTCACGCGGACGTCGCTCGGCTACGCGCTGCGCGTGGTGGGGGCGAGCCCCCGGGCGGCGCGCTACGCGGGCCTGCCCACGGGGCGGGTGGTGCTGCTCACCGGCCTGCTGTCGGGCGGAGCCGCGGGGCTGGCGGGCGTGGGCGAGGTGGCCGGCATCCATCACCGGCTGTTGGATCCCACCCAGCTCTCGCTCGGCTACGGCTTCACCGCCATCATCGTGGCGTGGCTGGCCCGGGGTCACCCGGCGCTGGTGCTGCTCACCGCGCCTCTCATGGGCGTCATCCTCGCGGGAGGGGATCTGCTCAAGATCAGCTTCAACATGCCCTTCCGGGTCATCGACGTCTTCAGTGGAGTGTTGTTGTTCTGCCTCATTTCCGGCGAGGCCCTGGCGCGCTACCGCGTGAGGTGGGGACGATGA
- a CDS encoding VWA domain-containing protein, producing MKTSDEERLERWRLVLGQPAQESLGVSLGETERSMDKTLEALYDSERKAGLGASSPQVARWLGDIREYFPAPVVRVMQGDAMARLGLTEMLLQPEMLAAVEPDVQLVATLLSLRKVIPQKTKETARRVVRKVVDELERRLRAPTERAVRGALSRASRTRRPRAAEIDWDRTLRANLGNYLPERKSMVVEKLVGHGRKRSSLRDVVLCIDQSGSMAASVVYSSIFGAVLASLRAVSTKMVLFDTAVVDLSEQLSDPVDLLFGTQLGGGTDIDQALGYCQQIITRPAQTILVLVTDLYEGGNAQRMLQRAAALVQSGVTVVCLLALSDQGTPSHDPHHAAHFAALGIPTFACTPDLFPELMAAALQRKDLRAWASRQELQVARPG from the coding sequence ATGAAAACCTCGGATGAAGAGCGGCTGGAGCGTTGGCGGCTGGTGTTGGGGCAGCCGGCGCAGGAATCGCTGGGGGTGTCGCTCGGGGAGACCGAGCGGAGCATGGATAAAACCCTCGAGGCGCTGTACGACTCCGAGCGCAAGGCGGGACTCGGCGCGTCCTCGCCGCAGGTGGCGCGCTGGCTCGGGGACATCCGCGAGTACTTCCCCGCGCCCGTGGTGCGCGTCATGCAGGGGGATGCGATGGCGCGGCTCGGGCTGACAGAGATGTTGCTCCAGCCGGAGATGCTGGCGGCGGTGGAGCCGGACGTGCAGCTCGTGGCCACGCTCTTGTCCTTGCGCAAGGTCATCCCCCAGAAGACGAAGGAGACAGCGCGCCGGGTGGTGCGCAAGGTGGTGGACGAGCTGGAGCGGCGGCTGCGGGCCCCCACCGAGCGGGCGGTGCGGGGAGCGCTGTCACGGGCCTCGCGCACGCGCCGGCCGAGGGCCGCGGAGATCGACTGGGACCGGACGCTGCGGGCCAACCTGGGCAACTATCTGCCCGAGCGCAAGAGTATGGTGGTGGAGAAGCTGGTGGGCCACGGGCGCAAGCGCTCGAGCCTGCGGGACGTGGTGCTGTGCATCGACCAGAGTGGCTCCATGGCGGCGTCGGTCGTCTACTCGAGCATCTTCGGCGCGGTGCTCGCGTCCCTGCGGGCGGTGTCCACGAAGATGGTGCTCTTCGACACGGCGGTGGTGGACCTGAGCGAGCAGTTGTCGGACCCGGTGGACCTGCTGTTCGGCACCCAGCTCGGAGGGGGCACGGACATCGACCAGGCGCTCGGGTACTGCCAGCAGATCATCACCCGCCCGGCGCAGACCATCCTCGTGCTCGTCACGGACCTGTACGAGGGAGGCAACGCGCAGCGGATGCTCCAGCGGGCCGCCGCGCTCGTCCAGAGCGGCGTGACGGTCGTGTGCCTGCTCGCGTTGAGTGATCAGGGCACGCCCTCGCATGACCCGCACCACGCGGCGCACTTCGCGGCGCTGGGCATCCCCACCTTCGCGTGCACGCCGGACCTCTTCCCGGAACTCATGGCCGCGGCGCTTCAACGCAAGGACCTGCGCGCCTGGGCTTCACGCCAGGAACTCCAGGTGGCCCGCCCGGGGTGA